A region from the candidate division KSB1 bacterium genome encodes:
- a CDS encoding oligosaccharide flippase family protein, translating to MDIAKNSIKAFSIKIFGALLFTAYSIFLARILSQDDYGTVMFAIAVATALGPICLLGFDRTTTKFAAVYYAENQVPQLRGLLTRGRRIGLGFGFALLLLAAGLVMLGFLSFAESKHKAVLLALGILPLWAWVLLHREFQRGLKLLVPALMGFQILRPALAMAFTALIFLIGPVNAVSALACLGGALAVAIILDTRRIKAVLGPPDGRLVYETDKWFHTAKPLLFSMFMYTIVTRADMLMVGSLLGMEEAARYSVASRLASFPDFILEAIRVVMAPLIAERFHKNELGQMQQRVTKASQMVFLAVAPFAIAFMSFPRFFLGLFGAPYQSADMILVLLIVGQCVNAFSGTVGVLMTMTNLQREHARIVSVSAVVMLALGYLLIKIIGAEGAALATAITMSLANVWMVIVVKKELGIMSYIRINRPVAGPHDVFVRSEEVA from the coding sequence TTTAGCATTAAAATTTTCGGCGCGCTGCTGTTCACGGCGTATTCGATTTTTTTGGCAAGAATCCTTTCGCAAGATGATTACGGCACGGTCATGTTTGCGATTGCCGTGGCCACCGCACTCGGGCCGATTTGTTTGTTGGGCTTCGACCGGACCACGACAAAGTTTGCCGCGGTTTATTACGCGGAAAATCAAGTGCCGCAGTTGCGGGGTTTGCTCACCCGCGGCCGCCGCATCGGCCTCGGCTTTGGTTTTGCCTTGCTGCTGCTGGCCGCCGGATTGGTTATGCTCGGTTTTCTGAGCTTCGCGGAGAGCAAACACAAAGCCGTTCTGCTGGCGCTGGGCATCTTGCCGCTTTGGGCCTGGGTGCTGCTCCATCGCGAGTTTCAACGCGGATTGAAGCTTTTGGTCCCGGCCCTCATGGGATTTCAAATTTTGCGGCCGGCATTGGCGATGGCATTCACCGCGTTGATTTTTTTGATCGGACCGGTGAATGCGGTTTCGGCGTTGGCTTGTCTCGGCGGCGCGTTGGCGGTTGCGATCATCCTGGATACTCGCCGGATCAAAGCCGTGCTTGGACCACCCGACGGCCGGCTGGTTTATGAAACCGACAAATGGTTTCACACGGCCAAACCGCTGCTCTTTTCCATGTTCATGTACACGATTGTGACGCGCGCCGACATGCTGATGGTCGGATCGCTGCTCGGCATGGAAGAGGCCGCGCGGTATTCGGTGGCCTCGCGCCTCGCTTCATTCCCCGACTTCATTCTCGAAGCGATTCGCGTGGTGATGGCGCCGCTCATCGCCGAGCGCTTTCATAAAAATGAATTGGGGCAAATGCAGCAGCGCGTGACCAAAGCTTCACAGATGGTCTTTCTAGCGGTGGCGCCGTTTGCCATAGCCTTCATGAGTTTTCCGCGCTTCTTTCTCGGCTTGTTCGGTGCGCCGTATCAGTCCGCCGACATGATTCTCGTGCTTTTGATCGTCGGACAGTGTGTGAATGCTTTTTCAGGAACGGTTGGCGTGTTGATGACAATGACGAATTTGCAGCGCGAGCACGCCCGCATCGTCTCGGTGAGCGCGGTGGTGATGCTGGCTCTCGGTTACCTGTTGATTAAAATCATTGGCGCCGAAGGCGCGGCACTGGCAACAGCCATCACCATGAGCTTGGCGAATGTTTGGATGGTGATCGTCGTCAAAAAAGAATTGGGCATTATGAGTTATATCAGAATCAATCGGCCGGTGGCCGGGCCGCATGACGTTTTTGTAAGAAGTGAAGAGGTGGCATGA